One genomic segment of Marinitoga piezophila KA3 includes these proteins:
- a CDS encoding radical SAM/SPASM domain-containing protein has protein sequence MKNKILLLSPKVNLIKTNKGAILKRVGGSNLIFLSQTEALFLSLCDGTKTFEDISEKISNLYEVSIDIVKNDLHILIDKFNKINIINFLPQKLHKRLSKYTENEYLFIPEIDSPIIIPHKINSIGFSLTDYCPLNCNYCFGNFNSNNTKKYLPTEKVISIIEEAEELGKVEYVSLSGGDPIAHSGLAKIINFLEKKRINYEVSTKGTILSKEKIIELVDAGLRNIQISIDAWEPEKWSRITGLKKEDFNKVIEAFYWCNVFNIKTRGRITLSKENLNDLEILFQKLPFLGVEEIRVVPILPIGRGILSQTLTENEIKYAISLKEKYEKIYNGSIKITYGLQKFAKNITCGGAKVAMQICSDGEVILCDVVEGINKSAFSYGNIFEKSIKDIWFSEKANRFRYNLDLKECIQCDKFSTCNGGCRAVAYKYYGDINKHDPRCLNYSEKKEGELFIWKKEEMTTN, from the coding sequence ATGAAAAATAAAATATTATTATTATCCCCAAAAGTAAATTTAATAAAAACTAATAAAGGCGCTATTTTAAAGCGTGTGGGTGGAAGTAATCTGATATTTTTAAGTCAAACAGAAGCTTTATTTTTATCGTTGTGTGACGGAACTAAAACTTTTGAAGATATTAGTGAAAAGATATCAAATTTATATGAAGTTTCGATTGATATAGTAAAAAATGATTTACATATTTTAATAGACAAATTTAATAAAATTAATATAATAAATTTTTTACCTCAAAAATTACATAAAAGATTGTCGAAATATACTGAGAATGAATATCTTTTTATTCCTGAAATTGATAGTCCTATTATTATTCCACATAAAATTAATAGTATAGGTTTTTCTTTAACGGATTATTGTCCTTTAAATTGTAATTATTGTTTTGGTAATTTCAATTCAAATAATACTAAAAAATATTTACCAACCGAAAAAGTTATTTCAATTATTGAAGAAGCTGAAGAATTAGGAAAAGTAGAATATGTATCTTTATCAGGCGGTGATCCTATAGCTCATTCTGGATTAGCTAAAATTATTAATTTTTTGGAGAAAAAAAGAATAAATTATGAAGTTTCAACAAAAGGAACAATTCTATCAAAAGAAAAAATTATAGAATTAGTTGATGCGGGTTTAAGAAACATTCAAATAAGTATAGATGCATGGGAACCAGAAAAATGGTCCAGAATAACAGGTTTAAAGAAAGAAGATTTTAACAAAGTTATAGAAGCTTTTTATTGGTGCAATGTGTTTAATATAAAAACCAGGGGGCGAATAACTTTATCTAAGGAAAACTTAAATGATTTAGAAATTTTATTTCAGAAATTACCTTTTTTAGGTGTTGAAGAAATTAGAGTAGTTCCTATACTTCCAATTGGAAGAGGAATTTTATCCCAAACATTGACAGAAAATGAAATAAAATATGCAATATCGTTAAAAGAAAAATATGAAAAAATATACAATGGAAGTATCAAAATTACATATGGATTACAAAAATTTGCAAAAAATATAACCTGTGGCGGTGCAAAAGTTGCAATGCAAATATGTTCTGATGGGGAAGTTATATTGTGTGATGTAGTAGAAGGAATAAATAAATCGGCATTCAGTTATGGAAATATATTCGAAAAATCTATAAAAGATATATGGTTTTCCGAAAAAGCGAATAGATTTAGATATAATTTAGATTTAAAAGAATGTATTCAGTGTGATAAATTTAGTACCTGTAATGGTGGCTGCAGAGCAGTTGCATATAAATATTATGGAGATATAAACAAACATGATCCAAGATGTTTAAATTATTCAGAAAAGAAAGAAGGTGAATTATTTATATGGAAAAAAGAAGAGATGACAACAAATTAG
- a CDS encoding ATP-binding protein: protein MIFIDRFEEREFFEKILNSNKKEVFVLYGRRRIGKSFLLKEVTKNKNTLYYTARKISPKEQLKTFSNKVGEFLKFGKISFENWEDAFRVLFEYSNRESIIMVLDEFQYLVEKNQEILSILQLLIDEFESSKMKLILCGSSISFMEGILSYNNPLYGRKTGNLKLNPIAFKDINLFIPDNDYHSLMTIYSIIGGIPYYLQLWNSQLDILKNIENLFLTLGAPLKEEPYFILTQELRETSIYQSILEAVASGKTRINEITSFIGETDSRRIQPYLKSLQLLKIVKREYPAFTKNPHRIKNFIYKIDDQLFNFWYRYIFPHKDSVDLNDYSNVIEIIKNDLTQYVSFEFEKQSIIFLKEKFNLAEAGNYWNKNIEIDMLGKDFENKIYAAEIKWRNRKMNIKDFYNLKFKTEKSKISVDNFILVSKSGFEENLISLAKEEKITLIEFTKEKGWKIVNIK from the coding sequence ATTATTTTTATAGACAGATTTGAAGAAAGAGAATTTTTTGAAAAGATATTAAATTCAAATAAAAAAGAGGTATTTGTATTATATGGTCGTCGAAGAATAGGAAAGAGTTTTTTATTAAAAGAAGTTACAAAAAATAAAAACACATTATATTATACAGCTAGAAAAATTTCTCCAAAAGAGCAATTAAAAACATTTTCCAATAAAGTTGGAGAATTTTTGAAATTTGGAAAAATATCTTTTGAAAATTGGGAAGATGCTTTTAGGGTTTTATTCGAATATTCAAATAGAGAAAGTATAATCATGGTTCTTGATGAATTTCAATATTTAGTTGAAAAAAATCAGGAAATACTTTCTATATTACAATTATTAATTGATGAGTTTGAATCATCAAAAATGAAATTAATCCTATGTGGTTCGAGCATAAGTTTTATGGAAGGTATTTTAAGTTATAATAATCCATTATATGGTAGAAAAACAGGAAATCTAAAATTAAATCCCATAGCCTTTAAAGATATTAATTTATTTATTCCAGATAATGATTATCATTCATTAATGACAATTTATTCCATTATTGGTGGAATTCCATATTATCTTCAATTGTGGAATAGTCAATTAGATATATTAAAAAACATAGAAAATTTATTTTTAACTCTTGGGGCACCCTTAAAAGAAGAGCCATATTTTATTTTAACACAGGAATTAAGAGAAACATCTATTTATCAATCAATTCTTGAAGCAGTCGCCAGTGGAAAAACAAGAATTAACGAAATAACCTCATTTATTGGTGAAACCGATTCAAGAAGGATACAGCCTTATTTAAAATCATTGCAGCTTTTAAAAATAGTAAAAAGGGAATATCCTGCTTTTACTAAAAATCCACATAGAATAAAGAACTTTATATATAAAATCGATGATCAATTATTTAATTTCTGGTATAGATACATTTTCCCACATAAAGATAGTGTTGATTTAAATGATTATTCCAATGTTATTGAAATTATAAAAAATGATTTGACGCAATATGTTTCTTTTGAGTTTGAAAAACAAAGCATAATATTTTTGAAAGAAAAATTTAATCTTGCTGAAGCAGGTAATTATTGGAATAAAAATATTGAAATAGATATGCTTGGAAAGGATTTTGAAAATAAAATATATGCTGCAGAAATAAAATGGAGAAATAGGAAGATGAATATAAAAGATTTTTATAACCTAAAATTCAAAACAGAAAAATCTAAAATAAGTGTGGATAATTTTATTTTGGTATCAAAAAGCGGATTTGAAGAAAATCTAATTTCATTGGCCAAAGAAGAAAAAATTACACTTATAGAATTTACAAAAGAAAAGGGATGGAAAATTGTAAATATCAAGTAA
- a CDS encoding DNA alkylation repair protein, with protein MKKIEFFGGDIMGRIEKIISEISEFKNSERAEHSQKYFKGNDGYGKGDKFLGIKVPIIRRFAKKYKDLDFSEIEKFLNSEYHEFRLLALFILTHKYKKYPDKVVEVYLKNIDNVNNWDLVDSSAPHILGAYLYEKDKSLLYDFAKSNNLWKQRIAILSTFYFIKRNDFSDALRISEILINHEHHLIHKAVGWMLREIGKRNKKVEDEFLKKYYEKMPRTMLRYAIEKYPETERKKYLKGEV; from the coding sequence ATGAAAAAAATTGAATTTTTTGGTGGTGATATAATGGGAAGAATTGAAAAAATCATTTCTGAAATATCTGAATTTAAAAATAGTGAAAGAGCCGAACATTCTCAAAAGTATTTTAAAGGTAATGATGGGTATGGAAAAGGAGATAAATTTTTGGGAATAAAAGTTCCTATTATAAGAAGATTTGCAAAAAAATACAAAGATTTAGATTTTTCAGAAATTGAGAAATTTTTAAATTCTGAATATCATGAATTTAGATTATTAGCTCTTTTTATATTGACACACAAATATAAAAAATATCCTGATAAAGTAGTAGAAGTATATCTAAAAAATATTGATAATGTAAACAATTGGGATCTTGTAGATAGTTCTGCACCACACATTTTAGGTGCATATTTATATGAAAAGGATAAAAGTCTTCTGTATGATTTTGCGAAGTCAAATAATTTATGGAAGCAAAGGATAGCCATCTTATCAACTTTTTATTTTATTAAAAGGAATGATTTTAGTGATGCACTTAGAATATCTGAAATTCTTATTAATCATGAACATCATCTAATTCATAAAGCAGTTGGATGGATGTTACGTGAAATAGGAAAAAGAAATAAAAAAGTTGAAGATGAATTTTTAAAGAAATATTATGAGAAAATGCCGAGAACAATGTTAAGATATGCAATTGAAAAGTATCCAGAAACTGAAAGAAAAAAATATTTGAAAGGTGAAGTTTAA